Proteins encoded within one genomic window of Halodesulfovibrio sp.:
- a CDS encoding type II secretion system protein N: protein MTGILTGKVKIFIELLAITVVSYFLASACYAFFFSEQVVAPKNVMLSANSATTQQKMAFTSFDVIAQRNLLKVKNEAPKPLIALDGSTSTKPNISQRGFSLLGTILGVNPAHSFAIILLNNQQTLYKVGQAVEGWKILTVMRREVLLEQNGVKERLLIDPDVKDAAGAGGVKHVLARSAVKKELGNLAKVARSIQLAPRSVDGTNGLQVRFLRMNSFFYNMGLRKNDLLVEANGKTFASITDATSLLSMLDEKMISLDIIRKGKRQTLTYRLVN, encoded by the coding sequence ATGACAGGCATTTTGACAGGTAAAGTAAAAATTTTCATAGAGTTACTTGCAATAACAGTAGTGTCATACTTTCTTGCAAGTGCTTGCTATGCTTTTTTCTTTTCGGAACAGGTAGTTGCTCCGAAAAACGTAATGTTGTCAGCCAACTCTGCGACAACACAACAGAAAATGGCGTTTACCTCATTTGATGTAATTGCACAGCGAAACTTGCTGAAAGTAAAAAATGAGGCTCCTAAGCCGCTGATAGCTCTTGATGGTTCAACCTCAACCAAGCCGAACATCAGTCAGCGTGGCTTCAGTCTGCTTGGTACTATCCTTGGTGTTAATCCGGCGCACAGTTTCGCTATTATTTTACTTAATAATCAGCAAACATTATATAAGGTCGGACAGGCTGTAGAAGGTTGGAAGATTCTGACCGTGATGCGTAGAGAAGTTCTTTTGGAACAGAACGGTGTAAAAGAGCGTTTACTTATTGACCCTGATGTGAAAGATGCAGCAGGTGCAGGCGGAGTGAAACATGTTCTTGCACGAAGCGCTGTTAAAAAAGAGTTAGGAAACTTGGCAAAAGTTGCACGAAGCATTCAACTTGCTCCTCGTAGCGTTGATGGAACAAATGGTTTGCAGGTGCGTTTTTTACGTATGAACAGTTTCTTCTATAACATGGGCTTGCGCAAGAATGACTTGCTTGTTGAAGCGAATGGAAAAACGTTTGCGTCGATTACTGACGCAACGTCCTTACTCTCAATGCTAGATGAAAAAATGATCTCCTTGGATATTATCCGTAAAGGAAAACGCCAAACTTTGACGTATAGGCTAGTGAATTAA
- a CDS encoding type II secretion system F family protein, giving the protein MSSYRYKAVDKAGKNTKGVIDADNATQAAKLLRDKGMYPLNVEALGSSPTSKSKEKKSKFSIDFSSLFQQRIPKSTVASTIRQLSTLLNAGLELDESLSTMIDQGGKSPMRSVLSQIRDRIREGSDLAAAFAEYPHVFNPTFITMIKAAESSGTLGIVMERLAEHAEQQLALTRKVQGTLAYPILMFIVGIAVVVFLLAFVIPKVTQIFIDLDRALPTPTQLLLNVSAALRYNWMYIVGGITIFMISIKQFIKTPRGKIMHHTHILRVPILGSLLQMLVIARVCRTLGMLLKNGVSLVKALDIVKNVAGNVVLEKNISDMNKGVQEGKSLAEFMRNSPIFPTSAVQMVAAGEKSGQLSRMLLVVADDCDNQVNAKLQIITSLMEPVMILLLGGMVGFVVMAIILPIFEMSSLVGG; this is encoded by the coding sequence ATGTCATCATACAGGTACAAAGCAGTCGATAAAGCCGGTAAGAATACTAAGGGCGTCATTGACGCGGACAATGCCACTCAAGCAGCAAAACTGCTGCGGGATAAGGGTATGTACCCGCTCAACGTCGAAGCCCTTGGCTCTAGCCCTACATCAAAAAGCAAAGAAAAAAAGTCCAAGTTCTCAATTGATTTTTCTTCGCTATTCCAGCAGCGCATTCCTAAGAGTACTGTTGCCAGCACCATTCGGCAGCTTTCAACGTTATTGAATGCGGGGCTTGAACTTGATGAATCGTTGAGCACAATGATCGATCAGGGAGGCAAATCCCCGATGCGAAGCGTGCTGTCACAAATTCGTGACCGCATCCGCGAAGGCTCTGACCTTGCTGCTGCTTTTGCTGAATACCCACATGTATTCAACCCGACATTCATCACGATGATTAAAGCTGCTGAATCATCCGGTACACTTGGCATTGTTATGGAGCGCCTTGCAGAGCACGCAGAACAACAGCTTGCACTTACACGTAAGGTTCAGGGAACGCTTGCATACCCTATTCTTATGTTTATTGTGGGCATTGCAGTTGTAGTATTCCTCCTTGCGTTTGTTATCCCGAAAGTTACTCAGATCTTTATTGATCTGGATAGAGCTTTGCCAACTCCAACCCAGCTGCTACTGAATGTTAGTGCCGCATTACGATACAACTGGATGTACATTGTCGGTGGAATCACCATCTTTATGATTTCCATCAAGCAATTCATTAAGACACCACGCGGTAAAATAATGCATCATACACATATCCTGCGTGTGCCTATTCTCGGCTCGTTGCTGCAAATGCTGGTTATTGCACGAGTATGCCGTACACTGGGCATGCTGCTTAAGAACGGGGTATCATTAGTAAAAGCGCTCGATATTGTAAAAAACGTTGCGGGTAATGTTGTACTGGAAAAAAACATTTCTGACATGAACAAAGGCGTGCAGGAAGGGAAAAGCTTGGCAGAGTTCATGCGCAACTCACCAATCTTTCCAACTTCTGCGGTGCAGATGGTTGCAGCAGGTGAAAAAAGTGGGCAGCTCTCCCGTATGCTACTTGTAGTTGCTGACGACTGCGACAACCAAGTAAACGCCAAGTTACAAATTATTACCTCCTTAATGGAACCTGTCATGATTCTGTTACTGGGTGGCATGGTTGGCTTTGTAGTTATGGCAATCATTCTCCCTATCTTCGAAATGAGTAGCCTCGTAGGCGGCTAA
- the gspN gene encoding type II secretion system protein GspN, translating to MSLLASFRNKVSLPSISFGFSKGLAVKVFVYLLFGGIMFSAFLGLRMAEQDAAPMLRKAITSVPAVNIQPGKIDLSFFPPRLEIDSVYFAKKRSRNALAELKDVIITLDYGSLLSGKLGANFSATGYGGKIKAHGMTGSFFDISTVSAVLEIKNQSFGQIPYLKAMDPDMKGTGTVHLAYSGSTQDITKGEGKLTLAGSGLHFRNPVPVIQKENFENMVVTASASFDGSSLTVDDFSVRDKTLRGNVKGSMKVNMNNIVDSKVSFKSNLFIPPKDLVVELLDPNAVKRLEAGEDITVSINGRIAAPTIIMK from the coding sequence ATGTCTTTGCTTGCTTCATTTAGAAATAAAGTTTCTTTACCTTCAATTTCCTTTGGTTTTTCCAAAGGGCTTGCAGTGAAAGTTTTTGTATACTTGCTTTTCGGCGGCATAATGTTCAGCGCGTTCCTTGGGTTGCGTATGGCAGAGCAGGATGCTGCTCCTATGCTGCGCAAAGCAATTACCTCTGTACCTGCCGTTAATATTCAGCCAGGAAAGATTGATCTTTCATTTTTCCCACCGCGTCTTGAAATCGATTCGGTTTACTTTGCTAAGAAGAGATCTCGTAATGCTTTGGCTGAGTTGAAAGACGTAATCATCACGCTTGATTATGGGAGTCTTCTGAGCGGAAAGCTTGGCGCTAATTTTTCTGCAACTGGATATGGCGGAAAGATTAAAGCTCACGGAATGACAGGTTCATTTTTTGATATTTCCACTGTCAGCGCCGTGTTAGAAATTAAAAATCAGTCGTTTGGGCAAATTCCATATTTGAAGGCCATGGACCCGGATATGAAGGGTACTGGAACGGTGCACCTTGCATACTCAGGTTCTACTCAGGACATTACTAAAGGTGAAGGTAAGCTTACTCTAGCTGGAAGCGGACTTCATTTTAGAAACCCTGTGCCAGTTATTCAGAAAGAAAATTTTGAAAATATGGTAGTCACTGCTTCTGCTTCCTTTGATGGTTCGTCCCTTACTGTAGACGATTTTAGCGTGCGGGATAAAACTCTGCGTGGAAACGTCAAAGGCTCTATGAAAGTAAATATGAACAACATTGTGGATTCAAAGGTTTCATTTAAAAGTAATCTATTTATTCCACCGAAAGATTTAGTTGTTGAGTTGCTTGATCCTAATGCTGTAAAACGGCTCGAAGCTGGCGAAGACATTACAGTGTCTATTAATGGACGTATTGCAGCACCTACAATTATCATGAAATAA
- a CDS encoding prepilin-type N-terminal cleavage/methylation domain-containing protein, whose product MQHIKHNAQAGFTLLEILIAMMLMATIITALFGLFTNVIDASQHARNRMDIDKIGRAVLSVVEEDFRYMSADAANSALKFDTTIDADETYAPEEEAVMGFPTTSSLKLKKVENEFSLQYVTYTLLKDDDDRYTLYRIEKPYPTISDDFTELKYEIVSDMLNCKFFYYDKEYNEFKEEWGVERTSPPAAIKFEFSLGEKDNPHEYSLVIPLPEDTI is encoded by the coding sequence ATGCAGCATATAAAACATAACGCACAGGCAGGATTTACCCTGCTTGAAATTCTTATTGCTATGATGCTTATGGCAACGATCATCACAGCACTTTTCGGTTTATTTACAAACGTCATTGATGCCTCGCAGCATGCACGTAATCGAATGGATATCGATAAAATCGGCAGAGCTGTTTTATCTGTTGTTGAAGAAGATTTCCGCTACATGTCTGCCGACGCAGCAAACAGTGCTCTCAAATTCGACACAACCATTGATGCGGACGAAACATACGCACCGGAAGAAGAAGCTGTTATGGGGTTTCCCACAACCTCTTCACTCAAGCTAAAAAAAGTCGAGAATGAATTTTCATTACAGTATGTGACGTACACCCTTTTAAAGGATGATGACGACCGCTACACGCTGTACAGAATTGAAAAGCCGTATCCGACTATTTCTGATGACTTTACTGAACTCAAATATGAAATTGTAAGCGACATGCTAAACTGTAAATTCTTCTATTATGATAAAGAATATAATGAATTCAAAGAAGAATGGGGTGTTGAACGCACCAGCCCCCCTGCTGCGATCAAATTTGAATTTTCTCTTGGTGAAAAAGATAACCCACATGAATACTCACTAGTTATTCCACTGCCGGAGGATACAATTTAA
- a CDS encoding prepilin-type N-terminal cleavage/methylation domain-containing protein encodes MKHIDSHSGSSNQQGFTIIEVLVALVLLSIAVLMTIELTTQNQEALSKTHMQDTATLLAREKLFELEQDGLSASTGKSGNFGADNRNFKWEARAHSTNRLSSYRLEVTVTWGKEKKRHVTIEKIFTE; translated from the coding sequence ATGAAACATATAGATTCTCATTCAGGCTCTTCCAACCAACAAGGCTTCACTATTATTGAAGTGCTTGTTGCTCTGGTGCTCTTAAGCATAGCCGTGCTGATGACTATAGAGCTTACCACTCAGAATCAGGAAGCACTGTCAAAAACGCATATGCAAGACACTGCTACATTGCTTGCGAGAGAAAAGCTTTTTGAGCTGGAGCAGGACGGACTTTCTGCATCAACAGGAAAATCCGGAAACTTCGGCGCTGACAACCGTAATTTTAAATGGGAAGCCAGAGCGCACTCAACAAACAGACTCTCCAGTTACCGGCTGGAAGTGACCGTTACATGGGGAAAAGAGAAAAAACGCCATGTGACTATTGAGAAAATTTTTACAGAATAA
- a CDS encoding alpha/beta hydrolase: protein MRRTILFAFISILLVSTIAVFAVGPENALHKILKAYLSSQGIERRFTSTPRYNIAYFEGGENNKETVILLHGAGGNAITSWFRLLPTLVKKYHVIAPDLIFANLADYLKNNTYSISLDTFLVDDLVRAKRISQYHIAGLSVGGLIAMHVAQNNPDAVQSVMLITPAGHNLEQLTAVLTSKGDKAGEWFYKNLFQHPFPVPDFILAGQFKRINAIVQSIPNMLKSSGHELTPRYADIRQPTLILWGEDDKILPISFATPLVQALPQASLQTLTDCGHGVVWDQPALLEQALLTFLNDQTTTTAQ from the coding sequence ATGCGTCGAACCATACTCTTTGCCTTTATTTCCATATTGTTAGTCTCTACTATCGCTGTTTTTGCTGTAGGACCGGAGAACGCGCTCCACAAAATACTGAAAGCGTACCTCTCCTCTCAAGGAATTGAACGACGTTTTACAAGCACCCCCAGATACAACATTGCGTATTTTGAAGGTGGAGAAAACAACAAAGAAACCGTTATCTTACTGCATGGTGCTGGAGGAAACGCCATTACAAGCTGGTTCCGTCTTCTTCCTACACTTGTTAAAAAATATCACGTAATTGCACCAGACCTTATTTTTGCCAACCTTGCAGATTATTTAAAAAATAATACGTATTCGATCTCACTCGATACGTTTCTTGTAGATGATCTGGTGCGAGCAAAGCGTATTTCCCAATATCACATTGCAGGGCTTTCGGTGGGTGGTCTTATTGCCATGCATGTGGCACAAAACAATCCAGATGCAGTGCAGAGTGTTATGCTCATTACTCCCGCAGGGCACAATCTGGAACAGCTTACAGCTGTGCTCACCAGCAAAGGTGACAAGGCTGGCGAATGGTTCTACAAGAACTTATTTCAACACCCTTTTCCCGTACCGGATTTCATTCTTGCCGGACAATTCAAGCGTATCAATGCCATTGTTCAGAGCATTCCGAACATGTTGAAATCAAGCGGACATGAGTTGACACCGCGCTATGCTGACATACGGCAGCCGACGCTGATTCTTTGGGGGGAAGATGACAAAATTCTTCCAATCAGCTTTGCAACACCGCTTGTTCAGGCTCTTCCACAGGCAAGCCTACAGACGCTTACCGATTGTGGGCATGGTGTTGTGTGGGATCAACCAGCGCTTTTAGAACAGGCTTTACTTACTTTTCTTAACGATCAAACAACGACAACCGCACAATGA
- the gspD gene encoding type II secretion system secretin GspD → MMIAKKIVRCLSVVLVACLLSFGNMGVSVAAEGRYISMDFKKVDIHVLIKFISELTGKNFIVDNRVGGRVTIYSPTKVSVNEAYRVFESVLKVNNFAIVPSGRAYKILPMALGKTEALKTLTSPNALGFERPEGDELVTQIIPLKHSSAIELSKILPKMMGSNGVVMVYAPSNSLIVTAPYHAIQQALKVVQTVDKAQFEPQMRNFGLQYGDSKSVTASLTKILAAQVKEQIKLGKKSIAIVQADERTNAVLALADAETMLIIEKLVKTMDIQTPKGKGDIHTLALENAKAEDVAKVVNTLVERQGKSKDQKILSREVKIVADKATNSLVITARPDDFDILVGVIKKLDKPRSQVFIEAAIMEASSDSNFNFGVNWGGALGGGDTRLIGGTNHGGSSLSLPIQSGSGFVGFPSGSSIGAVITDAFSIGGTSFSIQSILNAVKGNNEFTILSTPQLLTLNNEEANVDIVDNIPFVKQSVVKNDYDISTQSVDYKDVGVKLKITPRIGPNKTLLLNVNQEVSRVVNSLLNVGKGQQLVAPTTRKRQVTTTIRMVDGKTAVIAGLLSSDDTNSVSQTPLLGDVPILGWLFKQKKKTSAKTNLYIFISARIINTVEENERLTREKRRKYFSQRTGESGQGVPVMSQPRLMEPIIIQ, encoded by the coding sequence ATGATGATAGCAAAAAAAATAGTACGTTGTCTTAGTGTAGTCCTGGTTGCCTGCCTGCTTTCCTTCGGAAATATGGGTGTGAGTGTTGCTGCTGAAGGTCGATACATTAGTATGGATTTCAAAAAAGTAGACATTCATGTGTTGATTAAGTTCATTAGTGAACTTACGGGCAAAAACTTTATTGTCGACAACCGTGTCGGTGGCAGAGTTACCATCTATTCTCCTACCAAGGTGAGTGTTAATGAAGCCTACCGAGTGTTTGAATCAGTTCTTAAGGTAAACAATTTTGCGATTGTGCCAAGCGGGCGTGCATACAAAATTTTGCCTATGGCACTTGGCAAAACAGAAGCTCTCAAAACTCTTACTTCCCCTAATGCGTTAGGTTTTGAAAGACCTGAGGGTGACGAGTTAGTCACACAGATTATTCCGCTCAAGCATTCCAGTGCCATTGAGCTTTCAAAAATTTTGCCCAAAATGATGGGCTCCAACGGTGTTGTTATGGTGTACGCACCAAGCAATTCTCTTATTGTTACAGCACCGTACCATGCCATTCAACAGGCTCTTAAAGTTGTTCAAACTGTTGATAAAGCACAATTTGAACCGCAAATGCGAAACTTTGGTTTGCAATATGGCGATTCAAAAAGCGTAACAGCCAGCCTGACAAAAATTTTGGCAGCGCAGGTTAAAGAGCAAATCAAGCTTGGGAAAAAATCTATAGCTATTGTCCAGGCAGATGAGCGTACAAACGCGGTACTTGCTCTTGCTGATGCTGAAACAATGCTCATTATTGAAAAGCTGGTTAAAACCATGGATATTCAAACTCCGAAAGGAAAGGGTGATATCCATACGTTGGCTCTTGAAAACGCCAAAGCAGAAGACGTAGCTAAAGTTGTAAACACACTGGTTGAGCGTCAGGGGAAAAGTAAGGATCAAAAAATCCTTTCCCGCGAAGTAAAAATTGTTGCTGACAAAGCAACAAACAGTCTCGTAATTACCGCTCGTCCAGACGATTTTGATATTCTTGTAGGCGTTATTAAAAAGCTCGATAAACCTCGTAGTCAGGTGTTTATCGAAGCTGCTATAATGGAAGCTTCAAGCGATTCCAACTTTAACTTCGGTGTAAACTGGGGTGGCGCACTTGGCGGCGGTGACACTCGCTTAATTGGTGGTACTAACCATGGAGGCAGTAGCCTCTCATTGCCAATTCAAAGTGGTTCCGGCTTTGTAGGCTTCCCTTCCGGTTCATCCATTGGTGCTGTTATTACTGATGCGTTCAGCATTGGTGGTACGTCTTTCAGTATTCAGTCAATTTTGAATGCGGTTAAGGGTAACAACGAATTTACCATTCTTTCAACACCGCAGCTGCTTACATTGAACAACGAAGAAGCAAACGTTGATATTGTTGATAACATCCCGTTTGTAAAACAGTCCGTTGTTAAGAACGATTATGACATCAGCACACAGAGCGTTGATTACAAAGACGTTGGTGTGAAACTGAAAATTACTCCAAGAATCGGACCGAACAAAACCTTGCTTCTTAATGTTAATCAGGAAGTAAGCCGCGTTGTTAACTCCCTGTTGAACGTTGGTAAGGGGCAGCAGCTTGTTGCACCAACAACTCGTAAGCGTCAGGTTACAACTACAATCCGCATGGTTGATGGTAAAACTGCTGTTATTGCTGGCTTGCTCAGTAGTGATGACACTAACAGCGTTTCCCAAACTCCTCTGCTTGGTGATGTTCCTATTCTGGGATGGCTCTTTAAACAGAAGAAAAAAACCAGCGCTAAAACAAACTTATACATTTTCATTTCTGCACGTATCATTAATACCGTTGAAGAAAACGAACGTTTGACTCGTGAAAAAAGAAGAAAGTATTTCTCACAGCGTACTGGTGAGTCCGGTCAGGGTGTGCCTGTAATGAGTCAGCCACGCTTAATGGAACCCATTATTATTCAGTAG
- a CDS encoding type II secretion system protein GspK — protein MKASSSQSVKSASNERGAIIIIILLVLAVLSFLAMELSKETLVDHASSTVLKSTLSGNALCDSGNVLAKKILLADYEYSKADHKFEDWGKFNEPLEDISEELVSGSITGTITDENGLFPINKLTSTAAADANKTTAYRGIMLRLLTQLCDDLDIEDAKPEDFLTAIRIWQGENLPDTFKHDIWYQSRQEPYKSPKKAMVSPEELLLLYWPNALPGDVERLYYGTKDVKGLRDLVSIWATGPINMNTAPKEILWALPTDKTKRYEFLDVVNEYRSNEANSFEDTWYITVAGYVGIPQSNLPTLTLGVTSNIFRINITATVGGGEKRESTVVKRNSEDLNVLQRFAN, from the coding sequence ATGAAAGCCTCCTCATCACAGTCTGTAAAATCTGCTTCTAATGAGCGCGGTGCTATCATTATTATCATCCTGCTTGTTCTGGCGGTATTATCGTTCCTTGCAATGGAGTTATCCAAAGAGACGCTGGTAGATCATGCTAGTTCTACGGTTTTAAAATCAACACTTTCCGGTAACGCACTGTGTGATTCCGGTAACGTATTAGCAAAGAAAATTCTTCTGGCTGATTACGAATATAGTAAAGCTGACCACAAATTCGAAGACTGGGGTAAATTCAACGAGCCACTCGAAGATATCTCGGAAGAACTTGTAAGCGGCAGCATCACAGGAACTATTACGGATGAAAACGGGCTGTTCCCGATAAACAAACTCACATCTACCGCTGCCGCAGATGCAAACAAAACTACTGCGTATCGCGGTATCATGCTGCGTTTACTGACCCAGTTGTGCGACGATCTGGACATTGAAGACGCCAAACCTGAAGACTTTCTTACTGCAATCCGCATATGGCAGGGTGAAAATCTACCTGATACATTTAAGCATGATATCTGGTATCAGAGCAGGCAGGAGCCATACAAAAGTCCGAAAAAAGCTATGGTCTCCCCAGAAGAACTTCTACTGTTATATTGGCCGAACGCACTTCCAGGAGATGTCGAACGCCTTTATTACGGCACAAAAGACGTCAAAGGCTTGCGTGATCTTGTTTCCATATGGGCAACCGGTCCAATCAACATGAATACAGCGCCTAAAGAGATTCTCTGGGCACTGCCGACAGATAAAACAAAACGGTATGAATTTCTCGATGTTGTTAATGAATACCGCAGCAACGAAGCCAACAGCTTTGAAGATACATGGTACATAACGGTTGCCGGATATGTTGGCATTCCGCAAAGCAACTTGCCGACACTCACGTTAGGGGTAACCAGCAATATCTTTAGAATAAATATAACAGCTACCGTCGGCGGTGGTGAAAAACGAGAAAGCACCGTGGTTAAACGTAACAGCGAGGACCTTAACGTGCTTCAAAGATTTGCAAACTAG
- the gspE gene encoding type II secretion system ATPase GspE produces the protein MLTLEQTLVNNGLLSVESMEQAKASAAEHGQTIEEVLLSGDMLDELSFRQVQAAFYGMDFLEEVPEEYVDTELICQFSISYLKKHLAVPLKDEDGEVFVGMTSPSSHAVMNDFSIFFDVPVTQAILLTEQTVTLLIDRAFGDSQEDADVTDVLEGVEDFNFESLDDDKINDLLDDSSDAPFIKLVNMVLTQAVRAGASDVHIEPFKDTLRVRFRLDGVLYNKHTFTKKFHAAIVSRIKVMAKLNIAEKRLPQDGRIALTLGGRQVDLRVSTLPTSYGERVVMRLLEKSSRILSMKELGLQGDDLDMLSRMTRIPHGIILVTGPTGSGKTTTLYAALSDINSPDKNIMTIEDPVEYQLEGIGQIQVNPKTGLTFAEGLRSIVRQDPDVILIGEIRDKETAEIAIQSALTGHLVLSTLHTNDAPSAVTRLIDMGVEPFLLSSVLRVVVAQRLVRVLCPHCKREITATPEIVAECGSMADVMVGKPIWQAVGCPECMDTGYKGRQAVYEIMQVTDPVKRQVMANSDSGEIRRQAVSDGMRTLRADGCAKVLQGLTSVTEIMRVSNL, from the coding sequence ATGTTAACTCTTGAACAAACGTTAGTGAACAACGGGTTGCTCTCTGTTGAAAGCATGGAGCAAGCCAAAGCAAGTGCTGCTGAACATGGGCAAACCATAGAAGAAGTGTTGCTTAGCGGGGACATGCTCGATGAATTGAGTTTCCGGCAGGTTCAGGCAGCATTTTACGGCATGGACTTTCTTGAGGAAGTGCCAGAAGAATATGTTGATACAGAACTTATTTGTCAGTTCTCTATTTCATATTTGAAAAAGCATTTGGCTGTACCGTTGAAAGACGAAGACGGTGAAGTCTTTGTCGGCATGACATCACCGTCGTCACACGCTGTGATGAACGACTTTTCTATTTTCTTTGATGTTCCTGTCACTCAGGCGATTCTTTTGACTGAGCAAACTGTTACCCTGCTTATCGACAGAGCATTTGGTGATTCTCAGGAAGATGCAGACGTTACAGATGTTCTTGAAGGTGTAGAAGACTTTAATTTTGAAAGCCTAGATGACGACAAGATTAACGACTTGCTTGACGACTCAAGCGATGCGCCATTTATCAAGCTTGTAAATATGGTTCTGACACAGGCTGTCCGTGCCGGTGCAAGTGATGTGCATATTGAGCCGTTCAAAGATACGCTACGCGTGCGATTCCGCCTTGATGGTGTGCTGTATAACAAGCACACATTCACAAAGAAATTCCATGCTGCCATCGTTTCTCGTATTAAGGTTATGGCAAAGCTGAACATTGCAGAAAAACGTTTACCGCAGGATGGGCGTATTGCGCTCACCCTTGGTGGTCGTCAGGTTGATTTGCGTGTATCTACCTTGCCAACGTCCTACGGTGAACGTGTTGTAATGCGTCTTTTGGAAAAAAGTTCACGTATTCTCAGTATGAAAGAGCTTGGATTGCAGGGTGATGACTTGGATATGCTCAGTCGTATGACTCGCATTCCTCATGGCATCATTCTGGTTACTGGTCCTACTGGTAGTGGTAAAACTACTACCTTGTATGCTGCTCTGAGTGATATCAACTCCCCTGATAAAAATATTATGACCATTGAAGATCCAGTTGAATACCAGCTGGAAGGAATTGGTCAGATTCAGGTAAACCCAAAAACTGGGCTTACCTTTGCAGAAGGGCTGCGTTCTATTGTTCGACAGGACCCTGATGTAATTCTTATCGGTGAGATTCGTGATAAAGAAACCGCTGAAATTGCGATTCAGTCGGCGCTTACTGGTCACTTGGTTCTTTCTACATTGCATACAAACGATGCCCCGAGTGCTGTGACGCGTCTTATCGATATGGGCGTTGAGCCGTTTCTCCTCTCGTCTGTTTTGCGCGTGGTGGTTGCCCAGCGTCTTGTACGTGTTTTGTGTCCTCACTGTAAGCGGGAGATTACTGCAACGCCGGAAATTGTGGCTGAATGTGGTTCAATGGCAGATGTCATGGTCGGTAAGCCGATTTGGCAGGCTGTTGGTTGTCCTGAATGTATGGACACCGGCTACAAAGGGCGACAGGCTGTTTACGAAATTATGCAGGTTACTGATCCCGTTAAACGGCAGGTCATGGCTAACTCTGATTCGGGTGAAATTCGCCGTCAGGCTGTGTCAGATGGTATGCGAACACTGCGGGCAGACGGTTGCGCCAAAGTTCTTCAGGGGCTTACTTCAGTAACTGAAATTATGCGCGTATCTAATTTATAA